The proteins below are encoded in one region of Gracilinanus agilis isolate LMUSP501 unplaced genomic scaffold, AgileGrace unplaced_scaffold48547, whole genome shotgun sequence:
- the LOC123255552 gene encoding olfactory receptor 145-like, which yields MRRMGRKNDTSVTEFILVGLTDQPELQLPLFFLFLGIYVITVVGNLGLIVLIGLNSHLHTPMYYFLFNLSFVDLCYSSSIIPKMLVNFVSVKNTISYSGCMAQLYFFCFFVISESFLLSAMAYDRYVAICKPLLYNITMSYQVCCLLAVSAYVMGFSGAMPHTGSMLRLSFCNKNIINHYMCDILPLLELSCTSTYVNELVVFIVVGIDIGVPTITIFISYALILSSILHINSTEGRYKAFSTCSSHMMAVSLFFGSGGFMYLKPSSLLSMSQGKVSSVFYTIVVPMLNPLIYSLRNKDVKLAMKKTLSRKIF from the coding sequence ATGAGAAGAATGGGCAGAAAAAATGATACCTCCGTGACTGAGTTTATCCTTGTTGGCTTAACTGACCAACCAGAGCTCcagctccctcttttcttcctgttcCTTGGGATCTATGTGATCACTGTGGTGGGGAACCTGGGCTTGATTGTTTTGATTGGTCTCAATTCTCATCTTCATACCCCCATGTACTATTTTCTGTTCAATCTGTCCTTTGTAGATCTATGTTACTCTTCATCTATTATCCCTAAGATGCTTGTGAATTTTGTGTCAGTGAAAAACACCATTTCCTATTCAGGGTGCATGGCTCagctatatttcttttgtttcttcgtAATTTCAGAGTCCTTCCTTCTGTCAGCTATGGCATATGATCGTTATGTTGCTATCTGCAAGCCTCTGCTTTACAACATCACTATGTCCTATCAAGTCTGCTGCCTGCTAGCAGTTAGTGCCTATGTGATGGGGTTTTCTGGTGCCATGCCCCACACAGGAAGCATGCTGAGACTGTCCTTTTGTAACAAGAACATCATCAATCACTACATGTGTGACATACTCCCTCTCCTGGAGCTCTCATGTACCAGCACCTATGTCAATGAAttggttgtttttattgttgtggGCATTGACATTGGTGTCCCCACTATCACCATCTTTATCTCTTATGCTTTAATCCTCTCTAGCATCCTTCATATCAATTCCACTGAAGGCAGGTACAAAGCCTTCAGCACCTGCAGCTCCCATATGATggctgtttctcttttctttgggtCTGGAGGTTTCATGTACCTCaaaccttcctctcttctctccatgaGCCAAGGGAAAGTATCCTCTGTGTTCTACACTATTGTGGTGCCCATGCTGAATCCTCTGATCTATAGTCTGCGGAACAAGGATGTCAAATTGGCCATGAAGAAAACCTTGagcagaaaaatattctaa